TCTACATATTACAAATGATAATTGTTATGGAATAACTAGCGCTTCGCCCGGCCTCGCCCTCCTGTTAGTATCATTTACTTCATTACTAATGTTTTACATGCGAAAATACTGTTTAAGGAGCACAAGCAAGCAAATAGCACTATCgcaattatttctaaaatagaTGAGGCTAGGCGtttaaaaatcctattataatattaaggattacttgaacgataaaaaagcttgggtctTGGgcttgctctagcttcatagcttaatataaataaactgtgagatggtgataacaaaaaaaatacccggctaagtttgccgtgggctcttcttagaccagggcgcgtttggcaccctcgtagctttaggtttaaattggcgtaggaaattatcaccatccccttacaattatgtaaacatatatgtatgaacgcttcataagtgccagtgataaagaaattttgaatttgcatttgaattataaaaatttgatCACGTGAAAACGATAAATGATATAATGGTTATGGAATAACTAGCTCTTCGCCCGCCTTCTGCCTCCagtaactattatatttttcctCACTAAGGTTTTACATACGAAAATACTGTTTAAGAAAGACAAACCAGCCAACCAACCACGATGGcggatatataatattagtttctcTAAGAAAAAGTACGGTAGGCTGCGTTTAAATGACGTGAAAACTTTCGCGCTTCTGCCGTGCCGCAGTGGAGGTTCTTATGACAGAGTTCGTTCAGGGAGGTGAccgccatgcttacttctgctGCCAAGCATCATGACTTGTGTTCCGATGTAATTAATTACTGGCAACAAAGTTAGGATTTACATTTACGCCTCAAGTTGACGAACACAGGGTAACACATTGCaaaacgtgtttcttgcatgccctgcgaagtgttgctgtatTTATAAACCATGGTTTTCCGTATAGCAGTCCGGCCAACTGCTTGGTccgaaagtttatttattactagctcttgcccgcgacttcgtctgcgtttgattttgttttttgatgtggcattcaattttgttgtggttctaaaaaaaattaaaatattcagtatcgctaagccataaatgaggggtttgctgctgtccgctgaggagttctgtcctctatccccaaccacattcatcagatctacacaaagtttgggcaatatTAAACgcgtattataacctctatagtacaagaataatcatttaaatcggttataatttgtcgaagctatggtgtaaaatcgtctaacactttcatccccggggtctcccaaagaaaccgagcttaatgttgggatagtaagtatcctttattacttctaacaaagaatatgtgtacaaagtttcatgaggatcggttaagtagtttttgcgtgaaagcgtaacaaacaaacttacattcacatttataatattaagtagggatttatttatttcactctTTATTCGTACACTACTATGAttttagggaaataaaagaataatagaaatacaaaagtTTCGAATACGAATTAAGTTGATCACTTTCTttctaaatgatttttttttttaatttttatcaccgGTTTGGTAAACTTAGATGAAAGtttctctctttttttttattctacttcgTAGAGTAACTATAGACCGGATAGCTTGAAAGGGTTGTCGATGGTCGACGATAAGTAAGTCAtagtagaaatatattatatgctgCCATATTATCAGCTcgttcaaatttttttaacgaAATACTTGCAAGGATCTTTGTCGGACtgcatttaaattacattactGATAGAAGAAACATTTTAGCATGTAAAGTTTTCAACGGAACTTCGCTTTGGTAACTAACGAACCGTAAACTTTTCCGGAATCAAATGTAGCCTCTATGCCAAATCTGCCATCGCGAGATTCCGTTGCTCTGTGCGAGGAAGTAGGACAAGCAAACCGACAGTTTCGCATTtgcaatattagtagggatttcaaCCTTGGACTTTGTTATACTTTGTCATTTATGCTCTTGTGTAGCCACCCGTATAACACTGTAAACATAGGTGATTTGTTAAACAATAGCATTATACATGTCATTATAAATGAACTCCGCACTTGCAGTAAAGttacagcagtggcgtgcactacatgcgtagaagcactgcctaccctaaataaTTATATCACTCGTAAAGTAGGAGAATTTTCCGTAGGAGAATATGGTCTAAAACCTTGTGAGTATAGAAATACTGATATAAAAAAGGGGAaagattagatttttttgttggtttgtaaATAATTGATAAGTCAAAATATGCgtaacagattttaataattctttttttattagacaGAATTTACATAACCTATATGAATGTATGAATAGTGAATACTCTTTTCTTTTATTGAACCTTTTATaccacagaaataaaaaaaactgaaaacaaaaatacataaagCAACGTAGATAGAAGTTACAATTTAACGGCCGTATTTGgctatatttaatttcagtaataaGTTTTCAGTCTGAAATAGTAGTATTTATAAAGCAAGCTATACGCAAGCGTATTACGTTGACAAAAATGGTTCGACGTACATACTTATACTACAAATATATTGGTATGTCGTGGATCTAAAAGTTCGCGAATCCATGTCGTAAACTTCTCCATTATAAACCTATTTATCTCACAGAAACAATTTAACTTTCATCACGGTCAACTAAGTAGTTTTAACAAATGCAACTTCTATGACAATAACATGACGTTAGATTCAATCAGTTATCAGTTTATAGATGATTCATCATAactatcaaccgattaccggcccacaagaGGGCACCTGTGTCTTCTCTtacaatgagaatggtttaaaccgctcacacgcctttgataacgttatggagaactctcaggcagatttcctcacgatattttccttcaccgttaaagcaagtgatatttaagttgcctaaattaaaaacgcacataattcccACCGAAAGAAGGCCACTCTAGACACTAGTAGgcaggctatcatcgcttcctAGATGCCATAATAACCTATTTATTATACTCGAACCACTAAACTTGCTAATGAGCGTACTGATAGTATGAGCTAATTCTGATTCTTTTGCAAAGTGACACAGCCGGTTATAAAACTTGGGACCTTGTAAAAACTCGTACCTGCTGACggcaaaaacattttaaattattttaatctccACAGCCATATTTATGAGTAATAAAGAGATAATACACAATTACACAGTGAGAGTCTTTGGTCTCGGTGGTGACGCAATCGGTTCGATATGATTCATTTATTTGGATGCAATGTAAAGTCCCGTAACTGTCCACATTTTCCGCTTtgaaatacatatacatatctGACCGTCGCGTAGGGATGCTAGGTGTTTAAAAAAGTTtcgatataatttataatatcgatattaaataaatatatgtaaccCGGCTACGTTCGTTGTGGGCAAGACTTAGGCGCGAttagaaccctcctagctttagttataaggtAATTAGTGCAGTTACCGCCGTCGCTTCACAATGAAAACTTAATATGTATGAGCACATcttaagtgtctgtgataggcctacatgagtaaagaattgcacgactcatgatgcgaagcatcagagagtgctttacgatcgaaatattttttggcctcatttcggcggctatttttattattatagccttttgttagttcacggaatcaagatattttgcatactattgcgagataatttaatggagattcattccatacttttaaaaaattgatttactgcaatagaattggaaaaaaacaccaaaataggtcaaaaaattttcctgtccgtcatgtgtgaaacccgaaaacactaacttgtgaaaaaatccattatttgagttaaatttttttttttttaattctaatcgacgattgtaggtcactgaatgcgaatgattaattaattcagtgtagtttaattgcaattaataaaaaacgaaaactgcaagactgtatatctatatatatccatgtaaaattaacatggatggtgatatatctatagatattatgtacatttattccaccagggACGCTTGTGCAGTaccttcctagtacagctgttttttcggcaactaattttgaacgacttgttttttttttttttttttttttcaatatttgatttgataattaaatgagcgttatgagtcgtgcacttttggatttacaaatttttttttttaatttgttttaattttattttaattttattgcgatatatcgaaaaaaaaaacatgctctTGCGAAAGTTTTCAATGATGTCTCATCATAATAACTAATTTAACTAAGTTAGCATCCCTATCTTAGAGAATATGATAAGTAAGTGCCAAAAGTAACATTAAACTCGATTGCGATACACATAtcgaaataaaactgtaaattttaattttataaatttttgtgctttttgatattatttttgtttgtttttttactacatTTAGTTCCAGCGGTTTcagttagtagaaatatatcaTATCTGATACGCGATATTCTATACCGATACATCGATATTTTTCAGCAATCCTAGGGTCGCGACCGCTTGCGGTTGGTACATAAAGGCGGCTTCCCACGATTGTTTTATTACGCATTAAATTACCAAACCGGCAAACTACGAATGGCCACGTACTAAATCGAGCCCTGAAGCTTACGCAGCTTTACAAAAGCCTCATGCTACAAAGTAATTTTCAATTTCCTTAATTGGAATGCTATTGTTCTTCAAATTACTTCTTATTCGGTTTCATGATTTTTTATTCGTGTCTTCTAGTTCGTGCAAATGCGGAAAAATGctaattcatttttttactaAGTTCAATAGTAATGTTGAGAAATTTCTgatatttataaagttaagtAGATTCTTTCATACATTGATATTTTGCAAGGGCGACTGTTAACGTGCGCATAATTGGAAACTTAACAATTCTTATACACGAtatgcatatatgaagtgcacatCACAGATCgccaaaccctcccgttgggataggccttaagtccagcagtggcctTTGATGACAAGTGACTAAAATCTGAacttaggttagaacattaatattCATGCCCCAACACTTAGGTTTTATGAGGTAATCAATACCTATACCAAGctctgataaataattattgcggATTGCGAAAAACTGGCCCAGTTTTAACTATcattacatattatatcaagACATTTTTATGATACAGACAAAATATGTACTTTGAAACACCTGCTTCGAGAGCCCCTCATTGTCaaggtagatttaaaaaaaaaacatttatttataaagtaaacgGAAATCAATTTTCTGAATCGATCGAAGAAGCCACTATTAAAACTTGCCATCTTCAATGGTAAGTTGatctatattataaagattagcatgttgcatgtatcccctttgttttttttgtatctcgttttattttaattcaaatttttgaatgtatttagaggtcttgataaatatctagtgaacagtggtaaattttaagttttggaggtgggcgtgatcactgttacgcagttttatactttacagtgatcatcgatTCATTAATTAGTGGTTAActtgttattgttcacaaataaattaaataaaaaataaatctgccAACTTAGGTTTCAGACTGCAAAATACAGGTTAGACCGGGTTTTTGGTGGCAACTATCCACattggctagctaaatttgatATCAACTGAGATAAATAATCGGCCTGCAGGGTCTTTTGAGTAATGCGGAAAAATAGATggatagataatttttttattgcatacaaatacatacttgcatgaaaaataaaaacataaaaaaaacattaggtaCGACGAATTGAGAAAACCAAGAGGATTTTGAAGTTGGTTAAAAAGGTCCGTTCACATTTTCTTGCACGAAATTTAAAGAGTTTTTATCGGCtctacataataatttatatttcagaaattataagtctGTCCCAAACGGACAAAGTGAAATTTCACTGTCATTACATATCACGGtagtaaaaaaatcaaaagatttTTTGAGTATCTTTATTAGTAGGTTCCTAAAACTTGGATTAATGACTATTGgtctttttttatacagagaaaatgcctgacgcatactactccgttgggggaaacggagtagttatgtgggacttgcccCCACTAAAAACTccgtgtgtccctcgatagacctataagtttCAAGCACGGGATTACTTGCGTACTGATTATTATTACGTATGATAATTGGTCTTGAAAAAAGATCAATATTGTACATTGGAAGCCAAGTGAACGGCGGTATTGCCATAATACCTCGTCGGTGCAGTTCATTAACATATCAGAGCATTAACTAACTTACTGGCCAAGTTGTGCAAGTCTCGCTACTCGCGTGTAATCGAATTAACATAACGTTAATATTGGTGCATATTATCAACATGCTTATACCGTATTAAGGGATTCAAAAAACCTGTTGATTATACGAattccaattttaatttcacGCTCATATCGATGTGAGTCCAAAATGTtatgcctttttttttaattccactaataGTTCGGTCTTTGACTGCTATATTCTGCTGCacggcaggagacatttttctccccgggaaaaGTACAAAATtctatcttctcccacagctttatcatctctccgagcattggagcacggtggaaataatatatgtgcaataataaacgggggtaaacttctcctatgcTCGGCGCCGCGCTTTGGCACGGACACTTAAATTGGATCccttgtcgggggatataattatcatcatccttTGATAGTCGTTCTAATGGAAAGTGCAATGCAGTCTTACATGGTAGCGGACACACCTGTTACTATGTCACTTATACACCCATACCCTGGGCGTATAAGTGACATAGTAACaggtgcatagagggtatgcaaagtgcacagggtatgcagatgatataaaataaagaaaatctgcagtacgagtTCTAAATAAGGGtatgggtaggctttttataactcttacaaatcATATCCTTAAGTTgtctataactcgtactggagattttctttatttaatattatctccataccctgtgcataccctctatgcacgccacggcATACCCTTAATATAATCGGTTTCCGCGCGgcatcgttccggaacgctaaGCCTTTTGACGGcccgtctttgtaggtaggttggtaactagccatcaCATCACAAGTAGTCTCGAAAGAGACCacaccacagaaaattcagaattataGATTTCATAAACTCCAGACACCCACTTATACATCCACTGCGCCAGGGTAGTCGACGCAAACAGACTATGAAAATTGCCATAAAATAATagtctggcagagatcgctacttaggccgccttcatgtgtttgttcttttttttctcgtttttctgagtggtgtacaaataagatatataaattaataaatatgttgattttactattatcttCATCCTGACTTAGTCATTAACCTCAGTCAACTGTACAGAATCAACTGcgttctctctctctctctctctctctttctctctctccctctcttCCAGTAGGGATTTAGAGCTTAGTTGTGCCCAGCAGCGGATTTAATTATAGTCTGAGTATGATGAAAACTTCTCCTTGGTTAAGGAagcctcatcatcattatcaaaacaTAACCGGCTCACTATAGGGCAAGGAAGGAGGCAATTCTCAGAACGAGCAGGGTTTtgatcgtagtccaccacgcttgctaAAAATGATTTCCTTCagctttaaagcaagtgataattaatttcttaaaacgcacataattctagcggtgatagcgcagtgatAGTACTTTCGAGGTGGCGATTTCGAATCCCGCAccttaacttttcttagttatgtgcgttatgtgtacaattaaaatatcacttgcttcaacggtgaaggaaaacatcgtgaagaaacctgcatgcgtgagagttctccataattttctcgaaggtgtttgaagtccacccatccgcactgggccagcgtggtggactacggccttaaccccttcttttttttggaggagaccctgtagtgggtaatgggttgatatggtgatgcaCATAACTCATAAGGGAAGGTGAAGGCCACTATCCACCACCACggaggctatcaccgctacgcACTTGGCTGGTCCTATTCAATATTCGTGACGTGTGCTTTATACCCACATGTTTGTTTCAGTTCTCCGCGTTCCTGCTAATTATCTTCATTGCGGAACTGGCGATCGGCATCGCGGGCTACATGAAGCACAAGGACCTGGAGACGTCACTGATGCGCTCGCTCAACGACTCCATCAAGCACTACAGCAATGACACGAGCATACAGCACAACTTCGATATCATCCAGACCGATGTAAGATAGTCTATTTCGAGAGCTGGGTGAAATTACTCGATCGCATGAAAgtaaactacgatttgtatggaatttaaagagcgccatctagttgtaATTCTTGGAAACAGTGCTGGGTCAATACTGGGAAACAAACTGAACGGATTTAAGTACAATTTGGTATACTTATAGCTGATACTCAGACAATTTTTTACCCCGAATGGTCCTTCGTAATGGTGAAAGATTTTGGTAGATTTTACACAACAATACATTCACATCTAAACagtatgaataataataatagagaaATATACTACTACCATAAACAAATCGCCCTCTAGTCCGCGTAGCTAAGATAataaacctacataaatacttataatatataggtaaacacccagacactgaaaaacattaatgttcataacacaaacaatgtcgagttgtggaaatcgaacccacggcctcgaaCTCAGAAAgcgagtcgctgcccactgcggcaatcggccgtcCTTCCTTCGAGttccttcaaaaaggaggagctTATCAATTCGTatgttcttttaatatttatgttcgGGCATAACTTATATGGGTGTAAATGCCCCGATATACTTACTGAATACATCATCAGCCGTTATTTTACGTTGTGTGAATGCGTAAgcaatgcatatttatgcgatAACAGTAATCGCGGTTTATATGCTGTCATTTTTTGTAGATTTCCGTTGACTCcgaaacatatatataataaaataaaataaaaaatattctacgacaatacaacatcatatgaaattaaagaaataataataacaagtttatttcatttctaCAGTTACacagcaatttaaaaataatacaaaataaggcgatcataaggtaatgtgtatcatgagaccaaaatttgattttgctatagtgcaagaccgCAACCGCATAGAGTCGCAGTTAAATGGGATCATTTCGGGAAAACCCCTGACTATAAAACGAATATTGCAAATCCGTCTATAAATGACGGAGTTCTGcccgaacatacataaaaaaataacatgttaaGGTGCTCAAGAAAGAAAtcagaagtgtttttttttgtgacaacgttaaaaaaaaactagtgcaTCTTATACAGTTTTAACAATTTTGAGGGTAGTTGCGAATAACATTTTGTCCATCCAACAGTTGCAGTGCTGCGGTATCAATGGCCCCGCTGACTGGAAGAACAACAGCCTGCCCATTCCCAGCACCTGCTGCGCCGGCCAGGAGCTGGTAGAGAACACGCCTGTGACCTGCACGGAGACTTCACCCACTCTGCACAAGAAGGGGTGCCTTGATGAAATCCTCACCCACTTGAAACCGTTGTCGTTGCTGCTTGGCGGAGTCGGCGTGGGCATCGCTTTTGTTCAGGTAACTAATTGTTTATACTTTAttactcccttcaatgggtagttgaaataaagacgaaattgcgtttctgtgaaaatacaagaaacaacatttaaagcccttactGCGGTGCGGGTCTTTAAAATCCAATCATtccttcttaaaataaactattaaatatattttttaaatgtcacttactCGTATCAATgaaaaaacattggtgactttaagAAAAGGTTTGATATATGAACAATGAATGGATAAAATCCTCGTGTTATATCTatgtatcaattaaaatataacttgcttcaaagaaaaaaatctttgggaaaccagcatgcctgagtcCTCCGTAATGTTcacaatggtgtgtggagtctggATCTGGACTGAACCATCTTGAAGAACTACAGTCtaaacccctactcattgtggaaggagacccgtgccctgtagtgaaccgGTAACAGGCTAAAACTTTGCCAGGGCACGGTTAAAGATATCTTACTCATTTTGTTAtctatttgaatataatacattcATTGTGtatttcactattatttatcattatcatcatatcaactacagggcacgagtctcctcccaaaataaatagtatttaggctgtagtccacagAGAGACTTTATGGGGCAACTGCTAAGCATGCAGCATTTCCACACgatttttcttcactgttgaagcaagtgatattttaattgtttaaagtgaaagtcaaagtcaaatatttctttatacaaataggcacaaatatggtacttttgatgcgtacataacgtgtaaaatataacatagaagtgagttgataaataaagttggcaataactaaagctacgagggtttcaaacgcgccctggtaagaagaagcccacaacaaacttagccggttttgtttttgttatcaccatctcacactgtcacttaaaactattaaagtagttgaaataaatgaattttgaatttaaagaagcaacctgtttagagcaataatttacacccaagcattttaaTCGTATATTATAtcgctattattattattaatatgctTATTATTTCACGAACTGGAGGGGCCGGGTTCGTTCTTTGGCATGgcccatttgggaatttataattcctgatttttttctggtcggTTGtcgtgagaggcttcggccgtggctaattactaACCTGACGACAAAGCCGTGCCGACAAGCGCTGTGGTTTGATAAGCagatttatttctgaattttctctagtctgttcTTGTGGGCGGCTTCGTAGGAACTCGTACTTCCTAAAAGGTGGACCGAAGCTTTTACGGCTTTCGCCGATTCGTACACTCgcaacaattaatataaatatatatatatatatctctatcGCAGTACGTTAGTCTGCCAAGAACATGAAAATGATACGATCCACTTAAATATTTCcttgttgttttgtttacctCAATACCGGTATGGTCtaagacataaaaaaattaggaaCCCATAggaaaaatccaaaaaatttagaaaataaattaacatttaattaatggaaaataaattaagattttttgtttCAGCTCCTCGGCGTGATATTCGCATGCTGTCTCGCTCGCTCCATCCGCAGCCAATACGAAACAGTTTAAACTTGAGTTAAACTCGTCCGTCAATTTCTAATGTTTTCTGTTAATTCAAccatacaatttattatgttGGACACTATAGCAATTAAATCGACTCAGCAAAGTTATTTTTGCCTAGTTCTTAATTATTGCTCagaataacataattttataactaaaacactatatactttttataatacaaacaaatataattccaatttttGTGAt
The Pararge aegeria chromosome 6, ilParAegt1.1, whole genome shotgun sequence genome window above contains:
- the LOC120624478 gene encoding CD63 antigen-like, which encodes MAIGAGMSCVKYLLFSFNLLFAITGLIILIVGAKSEINAHPYVDLTDESFYTSAPVILIIVGLIVFVVAFFGCCGAVKENHCMIVTFSAFLLIIFIAELAIGIAGYMKHKDLETSLMRSLNDSIKHYSNDTSIQHNFDIIQTDLQCCGINGPADWKNNSLPIPSTCCAGQELVENTPVTCTETSPTLHKKGCLDEILTHLKPLSLLLGGVGVGIAFVQLLGVIFACCLARSIRSQYETV